From one Streptomyces sp. Q6 genomic stretch:
- the mmpB gene encoding morphogenic membrane protein MmpB, giving the protein MLWSDPEDEPPEELREAQEMLRRAGLVVALAMFVAMVLLGLL; this is encoded by the coding sequence GTGCTGTGGTCAGACCCCGAGGACGAGCCCCCCGAGGAGCTTCGCGAGGCGCAGGAGATGCTGCGCCGCGCGGGCCTCGTGGTGGCTCTGGCGATGTTCGTCGCGATGGTGCTGCTGGGCTTGCTGTGA
- a CDS encoding acyl-CoA carboxylase subunit epsilon, whose amino-acid sequence MMIKVVRGNPTPEELAAALAVVQARAAAVSGAPAAVAERDAWADPSRIARNRLPAPGPTSWTRSCWPA is encoded by the coding sequence ATGATGATCAAGGTCGTACGGGGCAACCCGACCCCCGAGGAGCTGGCCGCCGCACTGGCGGTGGTCCAGGCCCGCGCCGCCGCGGTGTCCGGTGCCCCGGCCGCGGTGGCGGAGCGGGACGCGTGGGCCGACCCGTCGAGGATCGCCCGCAACCGCCTCCCGGCCCCGGGCCCCACCAGCTGGACCCGGTCCTGCTGGCCGGCGTAG
- a CDS encoding acyl-CoA carboxylase subunit beta, whose protein sequence is MSELEDPQKTQQSARADIHTTAGKIEDLRRRIDEATHAGSARAVEKQHAKGKLTARERIELLLDEGSFVELDEFARHRSTDFGLDANKPYGDGVVTGYGTVDDRPVAVFSQDFTVFGGALGEVFGQKIMKVMDFALKTGCPVIGINDSGGARIQEGVMALGMYGEIFRRNTHASGVIPQISLVVGPCAGGAVYSPAITDFTVMVDQTSHMFITGPDVIKTVTGEDVGFEELGGARTHNSASGVAHHMAGDEKDAIEYVKSLLSYLPSNNLSEAPAFPEEADLALTDEDRELDTLIPDSANQPYDMHTVIEHVLDDAEFFETQSLFAPNILTGFGRVEGRAVGIVANQPMQFAGCLDIDASEKAARFVRTCDAFNVPVLTFVDVPGFLPGVEQEHTGIIRRGAKLIYAYAEATVPLITIITRKAFGGAYDVMGSKHLGADLNLAWPTAQIAVMGAQGAVNILHRKTIAAAEAAGDVEATRARLIQEYEDTLLNPYTAAERGYIDAVVMPSDTRAHVVRGLRQLRTKRESLPPKKHGNIPL, encoded by the coding sequence ATGTCCGAGTTGGAAGATCCCCAGAAGACTCAGCAGTCTGCGCGTGCCGATATCCACACCACCGCGGGCAAGATCGAGGATCTGCGGCGCCGGATCGACGAGGCGACCCATGCGGGGTCGGCCCGTGCGGTCGAGAAGCAGCACGCCAAGGGCAAGTTGACGGCGCGTGAGCGGATCGAGCTGCTGCTCGACGAGGGCTCCTTCGTGGAGCTCGACGAGTTCGCCCGCCACCGCTCCACCGACTTCGGCCTCGATGCCAACAAGCCGTACGGCGACGGGGTGGTGACCGGCTACGGCACGGTCGACGACCGGCCGGTCGCCGTGTTCTCGCAGGACTTCACCGTCTTCGGCGGGGCGCTCGGCGAGGTGTTCGGGCAGAAGATCATGAAGGTGATGGACTTCGCGCTGAAGACCGGCTGCCCGGTCATCGGCATCAACGACTCCGGCGGCGCCCGCATCCAGGAGGGTGTGATGGCCCTGGGGATGTACGGCGAGATCTTCCGCCGCAACACCCACGCGTCGGGCGTCATCCCGCAGATCAGCCTGGTCGTCGGGCCGTGCGCGGGCGGCGCGGTGTACTCGCCGGCGATCACCGACTTCACGGTGATGGTCGACCAGACCTCGCACATGTTCATCACCGGTCCGGACGTCATCAAGACGGTCACCGGTGAGGACGTCGGCTTCGAGGAGCTGGGCGGGGCGCGCACCCACAACTCGGCCTCGGGCGTGGCGCACCACATGGCGGGTGACGAGAAGGACGCCATCGAGTACGTCAAGTCGCTGCTGTCGTACCTGCCGTCGAACAACCTGAGCGAGGCGCCGGCCTTCCCCGAGGAGGCGGACCTGGCGCTCACGGACGAGGACCGCGAGCTCGACACGCTGATCCCGGACAGTGCGAACCAGCCGTACGACATGCACACGGTGATCGAACACGTCCTGGACGACGCGGAGTTCTTCGAGACGCAGTCGCTGTTCGCGCCGAACATCCTCACCGGGTTCGGCCGGGTCGAGGGGCGTGCGGTGGGCATCGTCGCCAACCAGCCGATGCAGTTCGCCGGCTGTCTGGACATCGACGCCTCGGAGAAGGCCGCCCGGTTCGTGCGGACCTGCGACGCGTTCAACGTGCCGGTGCTGACCTTCGTCGACGTGCCGGGCTTCCTGCCGGGCGTGGAGCAGGAGCACACCGGCATCATCCGGCGCGGCGCCAAGCTGATCTACGCGTACGCGGAGGCGACGGTCCCGCTGATCACGATCATCACGCGCAAGGCGTTCGGCGGCGCGTACGACGTGATGGGCTCCAAGCACCTGGGCGCCGACCTCAACCTGGCCTGGCCGACCGCGCAGATCGCGGTGATGGGCGCGCAGGGCGCGGTCAACATCCTGCACCGCAAGACGATCGCGGCGGCCGAGGCCGCGGGAGACGTCGAGGCCACCCGTGCCCGGCTGATCCAGGAGTACGAGGACACCCTCCTGAACCCGTACACGGCGGCCGAGCGCGGCTACATCGACGCGGTCGTGATGCCGTCCGACACCCGCGCCCACGTCGTACGGGGCCTGCGCCAGCTGCGCACCAAGCGGGAGTCCCTGCCGCCGAAGAAGCACGGCAACATCCCCCTCTAG
- a CDS encoding biotin--[acetyl-CoA-carboxylase] ligase, with the protein MTPRDGSDVHDNPWSDLDRPPLNGTGLRRSLVRDGGLWSSVEVVPATGSTNTDLVARAAAGTADEGAVLIAEEQSAGRGRLDRRWSAPPRSGLFFSVLLKPGEHEVPVARWGWLPLLTGVAVATALSSTAGVDTALKWPNDLLVTVGDEERKAGGILAEASGGGGVVVGVGLNVSLRADELPVPGAGSLALAGAKVVDREPVLRAVLRSFERWYVQWCAAEGDPGLSGLQETYAAGCATLGRSVRAMLPGERELVGEAVAIDADGRLVIASDAGREAVGAGDIVHLRPA; encoded by the coding sequence ATGACGCCGCGAGATGGTTCAGACGTGCATGACAACCCGTGGTCCGACCTGGACCGACCACCCCTGAACGGGACAGGCCTGCGCAGGTCTCTCGTACGGGACGGAGGGCTCTGGTCGTCCGTGGAGGTGGTGCCCGCCACGGGCTCCACCAACACGGACCTGGTGGCGCGGGCCGCGGCCGGCACCGCCGACGAGGGCGCCGTGCTCATCGCCGAGGAGCAGAGCGCGGGGCGCGGCCGCCTCGACCGCCGCTGGTCGGCGCCGCCGCGCTCGGGCCTCTTCTTCTCCGTGCTGCTCAAGCCGGGCGAGCACGAGGTGCCGGTGGCGCGCTGGGGCTGGCTGCCGCTGCTCACCGGGGTCGCGGTCGCCACGGCCCTGTCCTCGACGGCCGGCGTCGACACCGCGCTGAAGTGGCCGAACGACCTGCTGGTGACCGTCGGCGACGAGGAGCGCAAGGCGGGCGGCATCCTCGCGGAGGCCTCCGGCGGGGGCGGCGTCGTCGTGGGCGTCGGGCTCAACGTCTCGCTGCGCGCCGACGAGTTGCCGGTCCCCGGAGCGGGGTCGCTGGCGCTGGCCGGGGCGAAGGTCGTCGACCGGGAGCCGGTGCTGCGGGCCGTGCTCAGGTCGTTCGAGCGGTGGTACGTGCAGTGGTGCGCGGCGGAGGGCGACCCCGGCCTGTCCGGGCTCCAGGAGACGTACGCGGCGGGGTGCGCCACGCTGGGGCGCTCGGTGCGGGCGATGCTGCCGGGCGAGCGGGAACTGGTCGGCGAGGCGGTCGCCATCGACGCCGACGGGCGGCTGGTCATCGCGTCCGACGCGGGCCGCGAGGCGGTCGGCGCGGGCGACATCGTCCACCTGCGCCCGGCGTGA